The Desulfovibrio subterraneus genome has a segment encoding these proteins:
- a CDS encoding GIY-YIG nuclease family protein: MADGKTWVVYLVRCADMSLYCGITTDLERRLGEHNSGKGAKYTRTRTPVTLVASALFPDRSSASRMEYSVKQQPSGRKIDFLARQAGAGSSSALSMTAENA, encoded by the coding sequence ATGGCGGATGGAAAGACTTGGGTTGTCTATCTGGTGCGTTGTGCCGACATGTCACTCTATTGTGGCATAACCACCGATCTGGAACGACGCCTTGGCGAGCATAACAGCGGCAAGGGGGCGAAATATACCCGCACCCGAACGCCGGTGACTCTGGTTGCCAGCGCCTTGTTTCCGGACCGGAGCAGCGCCTCACGGATGGAGTATAGTGTAAAACAGCAGCCCTCTGGGCGAAAAATCGACTTTCTGGCGCGGCAAGCCGGAGCCGGTTCGTCTTCAGCGCTGTCAATGACTGCCGAGAACGCATAA
- a CDS encoding DEAD/DEAH box helicase, which translates to MEGFSFEGVELSQEVLKSIEDMGFEEASPIQALAIPPILQGKDIIGQAQTGTGKTAAFGIPILERINPRDRDVQAIVLCPTRELAIQVSEEISNLAKRMRSVSVLPVYGGQPIDRQFKALKRGAQVLVGTPGRVMDHLERGTITLDKVVMAVLDEADEMLDMGFRDDIEFILEKAPETVQTVFFSATMPPEILQLAKRFLKEPEFLKVTQKVLTVPSIEQIYYEVRPFQKMDALCRVLDVYNPKLTVVFCSTKRGVDELTANLQARGYQADGLHGNLNQTQRDRVMNRFRKGGIEILVATDVAARGIDVENVEAVVNFDIPNDVEYYVHRIGRTGRAGRTGRAFTFVSPKEFWKLRDIKRYTKARIVQHQIPSIEEVETAKSGQLLGEIRSQIQTGNLERYISTVENFIESEFNGDLTTMEMAAALLRIMMKRDLGDAVPDETGGFGDTGAQVGMVRLFVNVGRKMRIGARDIVGAIAGETGLPGKMIGNIDIYDRFTFVEVPQDYAQEVLGVMNGNQIRGYRLFVEPASRK; encoded by the coding sequence ATGGAAGGCTTTTCGTTTGAAGGGGTGGAACTGTCGCAGGAAGTGCTCAAGTCCATCGAGGACATGGGTTTTGAAGAAGCATCACCCATCCAGGCTCTTGCTATCCCGCCCATTCTGCAGGGCAAGGACATAATCGGGCAGGCTCAGACCGGCACCGGCAAAACCGCTGCGTTCGGCATTCCCATTCTCGAACGCATCAACCCGCGTGATCGCGACGTGCAGGCCATTGTGCTGTGTCCCACCCGCGAGCTTGCCATTCAGGTATCCGAAGAAATTTCAAACCTCGCCAAGCGCATGCGTAGCGTGAGCGTGCTGCCCGTTTACGGCGGCCAGCCCATCGACCGCCAGTTCAAGGCGCTCAAGCGCGGCGCACAGGTTCTGGTAGGCACGCCCGGCCGTGTTATGGACCACCTGGAGCGGGGTACCATCACCTTGGATAAGGTGGTCATGGCCGTGCTGGACGAAGCGGACGAAATGCTCGACATGGGCTTCCGCGACGACATCGAGTTCATCCTCGAAAAAGCGCCCGAGACGGTTCAGACCGTATTCTTCTCCGCCACCATGCCGCCGGAAATTCTGCAGCTGGCAAAGCGCTTCCTCAAGGAGCCCGAATTCCTCAAGGTGACCCAGAAGGTGCTCACCGTGCCCAGCATTGAGCAGATTTACTATGAGGTGCGTCCCTTCCAGAAGATGGATGCCCTGTGTCGCGTGCTGGACGTGTACAACCCCAAGCTGACCGTGGTGTTCTGTTCCACCAAGCGTGGTGTTGACGAGCTGACGGCCAACCTGCAGGCGCGCGGTTATCAGGCCGACGGGCTGCACGGCAACCTGAACCAGACCCAGCGTGACCGCGTGATGAACCGGTTCCGTAAGGGCGGTATTGAAATCCTTGTTGCCACGGACGTGGCGGCACGCGGTATCGACGTGGAAAACGTTGAAGCCGTGGTGAACTTCGATATTCCCAACGACGTGGAATACTACGTGCACCGTATCGGCCGTACCGGCCGCGCAGGCCGCACCGGTCGCGCCTTCACCTTCGTTTCTCCCAAGGAATTCTGGAAGCTGCGTGACATCAAGCGCTACACCAAGGCGCGCATTGTCCAGCATCAGATTCCCTCCATCGAGGAAGTGGAAACCGCCAAGTCCGGCCAACTGCTCGGAGAAATCCGCTCGCAGATTCAGACCGGCAACCTTGAGCGCTACATCTCCACCGTGGAGAACTTCATCGAGAGCGAATTTAACGGCGACCTCACCACCATGGAAATGGCCGCAGCCCTGCTGCGTATCATGATGAAGCGTGACCTCGGCGACGCCGTGCCGGACGAAACCGGCGGATTCGGCGACACCGGCGCACAGGTGGGCATGGTTCGCCTGTTCGTGAACGTGGGCCGCAAGATGCGCATTGGCGCGCGCGACATCGTTGGTGCCATTGCCGGTGAAACCGGCCTGCCCGGCAAGATGATCGGCAACATCGACATCTACGACCGCTTCACCTTTGTGGAAGTGCCGCAGGATTACGCACAGGAAGTGCTCGGTGTCATGAACGGCAACCAGATTCGCGGCTACCGCCTCTTTGTGGAGCCCGCCAGCCGCAAGTAA